The Solirubrobacter pauli sequence AATGCGCGCCGCTGCAAGACCTCGATCAGCCGCCCCTCCCGGGCGTCCGCCACGAGCACACGAGTGGTGTTCGTCCCGATGTCGATGCAGCCGCAGAGCATGTGAACGCCCGCGATGTTGCCATGATGGAGGCGATGACGAGGGGTGTCCCCGCGATCGAGGTCACGGGCCTGAGCAAGGCGTACGGCTCACTGGCCGCCCTCCGGGGGGTCGATTTCACCGTGGCGCGCGGTGAGGTCTTCGGCCTGCTGGGCCCCAACGGCGCAGGCAAGACGACGTGCGTCGAGGTGCTCGAGGGCTACCGCCAGCGGGACTCGGGGGAGGTCCGTGTGCTCGGGCTGGACCCGGGCGACCGCGAGCTGCGCTCCCGCGTCGGGATCGTCCTGCAGAGCTGTGGCACCTACCCGCACCTGACCGTCCGTGAGACGGTCGAGCACTGGGCGGCGATGTACGCCCGCCCGCGCGAGGTGGACGAGGTCCTCGCGCTCGCCGGCCTCGTCGACTGCGCGGACCGCCGCGCGCGCCGGCTCAGCGGCGGCCAGGCACGGCGGCTGGACTTCGCGCTCGCGCTCGTCGGCGATCCCGAGCTGATCTTCCTCGACGAGCCGACCACGGGCTTCGACCCGGCCGCCCGGCGCGCCGCCTGGGACGTCATCCGCGCGCTGCGCGACCTCGGCAAGACCATCCTGCTCACCACGCACTACCTGGACGAGGCGCAGGCGCTGGCCGACCGCGTCGCGATCCTCCAGGACGGCGTGATCCTCGCCGAGGGCCCGCCCGACCAGCTCGGCGCCTCCCGCTACCGGGTCGCCTGGCGCACGCCGGACGGAACGCTCGAGGAGCGCTTCACCGAGGACCCGACCGCGCTGCTGCACACGCTCACGGCCGAGGCCGTCGCGCGCGGCGAGTCGCTCGAGGACCTGAGCGTCACCCGGCCGAGCCTCGAGGACGTGTACCTGGAGCTCACGGAGGCGGTCGCGTGACCGAGGCCGTGCCCTGGTGGGGTGCGGCGTGGCGGCAGTTCCGGCTCGAGCGCCGGATGTTCTGGCGCAACCCGAGCGCCGCCTTCTTCGGCGTGCTGCTGCCGCTCGGCCTGCTGGCGATCTTCGGCGCCGTGTTCGCCGGCCGCGACGAGGACCTGGACGTGATCGTCCCGGGCATCGCCGGGATGAGCGTGATGAGCGCCACGTTCACGTCGCTCGCCTACAACCTCACCACGTTGCGCGAGCGGGGCATCCTCAAGCGCCTGCGGGGCACGCCGATGCCCGCGTCCGCCTACCTGGCGGGGCTCGCCGGGAACGCGGTCGCCAACGCCGCGCTGCAGCTCGTGATCGTGATCCTCGCCGGGCGCTTCATCCTCGGCGTCGAGTGGCCGCAGGACTGGGGCTCGATGGCGGTGTTCGCCGTCGCCGGCGTGGTCTGCTTCACGTTCCTGGGCGTGGCGCTCGCGCACGCGATCCCGAACCCCGAGTCCGCCCCGGCGTACGTCAACGCCGTGTTCCTCCCGCAGATCCTGATCGCGGGCGTCTTCTACGACGCCGACGAGGCGCCGCAGATCGTCCGCGACATCGCGCAAGCGCTTCCCCTCACCCATCTGGTCGAAGGTCTCTCCGGCGCGATGATCGACGGCGAGGGCGTCGCCTCCCACGGCGTCTCCCTGCTGATCCTGGGTTTGTGGGGCATCGCGGGCGCGATCCTCGCCGTGCGCGGCTTCTCCTGGGAAGCCCGCCGCGATCCGTGACGTTGCGCGGCGTCCGTTCGACCCGATAGGGTCACCGAACGAACAACCCCGTCCAAGGAGAGGGATGGCGGCCTTATCGGGCTGGAAGCAGTTCGTCGTCGCGCTCGCCATCGCGGGCGTGCTCGTGGTGATCATCCGCCTCGCCGGCGTGCCCGGCGCGTGGGCGCCGCTGGTGATCGGCGGAGCGCTCGGGCTCATGACCGCGTTGGTGGCCGGCGCACCAAGACGCGAGGATCACGAGGGCTGACCGGCACCCACGGCGCCACTCGTCGCGTAGCTTGCCGGTGATGCTGCGCCCGATCCTGCTCGCCGTGGCGGTCAGCCTGCTGGCCGCCGGTCCCGCCGACGCCTACAGCCTCGGCGGCAAGAAGTGGCGGTCTCGGACCATCACCTATTCCGTCAAGGCACCGCAGTACAACGAGGCGATCCAGGCCGCGGTGGCGGCGTGGAACGCGAGCGGGGTCCGCGTGCGGTT is a genomic window containing:
- a CDS encoding ABC transporter permease — protein: MTEAVPWWGAAWRQFRLERRMFWRNPSAAFFGVLLPLGLLAIFGAVFAGRDEDLDVIVPGIAGMSVMSATFTSLAYNLTTLRERGILKRLRGTPMPASAYLAGLAGNAVANAALQLVIVILAGRFILGVEWPQDWGSMAVFAVAGVVCFTFLGVALAHAIPNPESAPAYVNAVFLPQILIAGVFYDADEAPQIVRDIAQALPLTHLVEGLSGAMIDGEGVASHGVSLLILGLWGIAGAILAVRGFSWEARRDP
- a CDS encoding ABC transporter ATP-binding protein, producing MTRGVPAIEVTGLSKAYGSLAALRGVDFTVARGEVFGLLGPNGAGKTTCVEVLEGYRQRDSGEVRVLGLDPGDRELRSRVGIVLQSCGTYPHLTVRETVEHWAAMYARPREVDEVLALAGLVDCADRRARRLSGGQARRLDFALALVGDPELIFLDEPTTGFDPAARRAAWDVIRALRDLGKTILLTTHYLDEAQALADRVAILQDGVILAEGPPDQLGASRYRVAWRTPDGTLEERFTEDPTALLHTLTAEAVARGESLEDLSVTRPSLEDVYLELTEAVA